One region of Streptomyces sp. CG4 genomic DNA includes:
- a CDS encoding chloride channel protein produces the protein MAQETDAAQTPPPAPTAPARALPPFILPAAVVGVVAGLVFVGVGRSSVLWMFVMLLATGLAIGLVVWKAPGHAGPGALWPVPAEAATVGALFGTPVAAALVISEAPAGRAMRGQLWDNVFAPLIAGVCGAMTTTLVAHPTFDPGLPPMSHHPRAEDLLAALVIASAAVLLGMGAVYAFLHVHAAFRRLRHPMLMLPADGVALGALGPGRPSDAVQVFPAVVIGTALGLCAHALVPAVHPAVGVATGVLGMLLAITRQARVSLFTAAVLVASPSVLALLCIVSLPAWLPVTGRAQMQLREDGTPVR, from the coding sequence CCCGCCCGCCCCTACGGCACCGGCGCGGGCCCTGCCGCCGTTCATCCTGCCCGCCGCGGTCGTCGGCGTGGTCGCCGGCCTGGTCTTCGTCGGGGTGGGCCGCTCCTCGGTGCTGTGGATGTTCGTGATGCTGCTCGCCACGGGGCTCGCGATCGGCCTGGTGGTGTGGAAGGCACCCGGGCACGCCGGGCCGGGCGCCCTGTGGCCGGTGCCGGCCGAGGCGGCGACGGTCGGCGCGCTGTTCGGCACGCCGGTGGCGGCGGCGCTGGTGATCTCCGAGGCGCCGGCCGGGCGGGCGATGCGCGGGCAGCTGTGGGACAACGTGTTCGCGCCGCTGATCGCCGGCGTGTGCGGGGCCATGACGACCACCCTCGTGGCCCACCCCACCTTCGACCCGGGGTTGCCGCCCATGAGCCACCACCCGCGCGCGGAGGATCTCCTGGCGGCCCTGGTGATCGCCTCGGCGGCCGTGCTGCTCGGCATGGGCGCCGTGTACGCCTTCCTGCACGTCCACGCGGCCTTCCGGCGGCTGCGGCACCCGATGCTGATGCTGCCGGCCGACGGGGTCGCGCTCGGCGCTCTGGGCCCTGGGCGGCCGTCTGACGCTGTTCAAGTCTTCCCGGCGGTCGTCATCGGCACCGCCCTCGGTCTGTGCGCCCATGCGCTCGTTCCCGCCGTACATCCGGCGGTCGGCGTGGCGACAGGCGTCCTGGGCATGCTCCTGGCCATCACCCGGCAGGCCCGGGTGAGCCTGTTCACGGCCGCCGTGCTGGTCGCCTCGCCGAGCGTCCTCGCCCTGCTGTGCATCGTGTCGCTGCCGGCCTGGCTGCCGGTGACGGGGCGGGCGCAGATGCAGTTGCGCGAGGACGGCACCCCGGTCCGCTGA
- a CDS encoding glutamate decarboxylase: MALHKGPEKHEERTMSVNPFFGEANPVGGMTEAPPTHRLPDAPLPPSTAYQLVHDELMLDGNSRLNLATFVTTWMEPQAGVLMTECRDKNMIDKDEYPRTAELERRCVAMLADLWNAPDPSAVVGCSTTGSSEACMLAGMALKRRWARRNADRYPGARPNLVMGINVQVCWEKFCNFWEVEARQVPMEGDRFHLDPQAAAELCDENTIGVVGILGSTFDGSYEPIADLCLALDGLQELTGLDIPVHVDGASGGMVAPFLDPDLMWDFRLPRVASINTSGHKYGLVYPGVGWALWRDREALPEELVFRVNYLGGDMPTFALNFSRPGAQVVAQYYTFLRLGRDGYRAVQQSTRDVATGLAERIAALGDFRLLTRGDELPVFAFTTTADVTAYDVFDVSRRLREGGWLVPAYTFPANREDLSVLRVVCRNGFSRDLADLFLADLTRLLPELRRQPHPLTRDKDAATSFHH; this comes from the coding sequence ATGGCCCTGCACAAAGGTCCCGAGAAACACGAAGAGCGGACGATGTCGGTCAACCCGTTCTTCGGGGAGGCCAATCCGGTCGGCGGCATGACCGAGGCCCCGCCCACGCACCGGCTCCCGGACGCGCCGCTGCCCCCGTCGACGGCGTACCAGCTGGTGCACGACGAGCTGATGCTGGACGGCAACTCCCGGCTGAATCTGGCCACGTTCGTCACCACCTGGATGGAGCCGCAGGCCGGGGTGCTGATGACGGAGTGCCGGGACAAGAACATGATCGACAAGGACGAGTACCCGCGCACGGCCGAGCTGGAGCGGCGCTGTGTGGCGATGCTCGCCGACCTGTGGAACGCGCCGGACCCGTCGGCGGTGGTGGGCTGTTCGACGACCGGGTCGAGCGAGGCGTGCATGCTCGCCGGGATGGCGCTCAAGCGACGGTGGGCCAGGCGCAACGCCGACCGGTACCCGGGCGCCCGCCCCAACCTGGTGATGGGCATCAACGTCCAGGTGTGCTGGGAGAAGTTCTGCAACTTCTGGGAGGTGGAGGCCCGGCAGGTGCCCATGGAGGGCGACCGTTTCCATCTGGACCCGCAGGCCGCGGCCGAGCTGTGCGACGAGAACACCATCGGGGTCGTCGGCATCCTCGGTTCGACGTTCGACGGCTCCTACGAGCCGATCGCCGACCTGTGCCTGGCCCTGGACGGCCTCCAGGAGCTCACGGGGCTCGACATCCCGGTGCACGTGGACGGCGCGTCCGGCGGCATGGTGGCGCCCTTCCTCGACCCGGACCTGATGTGGGACTTCCGACTGCCGCGCGTGGCCTCGATCAACACCTCGGGCCACAAGTACGGCCTGGTCTACCCGGGCGTCGGCTGGGCGCTGTGGCGGGACCGGGAGGCGCTGCCCGAGGAGCTGGTCTTCCGGGTCAACTACCTGGGCGGTGACATGCCGACCTTCGCGCTCAACTTCTCCCGGCCCGGCGCCCAGGTGGTCGCGCAGTACTACACGTTCCTGCGGCTGGGCCGCGACGGCTACCGCGCGGTGCAGCAGTCCACGCGGGACGTGGCGACCGGGCTCGCCGAACGGATCGCGGCGCTCGGCGACTTCCGGTTGCTGACCCGGGGCGACGAACTGCCGGTCTTCGCCTTCACCACCACTGCGGACGTGACCGCCTACGACGTCTTCGACGTCTCCCGGCGGCTGCGCGAGGGGGGTTGGCTGGTGCCCGCGTACACCTTCCCCGCGAACCGCGAGGACCTGTCCGTGCTGCGGGTGGTGTGCCGCAACGGCTTCTCCCGCGACCTGGCCGACCTGTTCCTGGCCGACCTGACCCGCCTGCTGCCCGAGCTGCGCCGGCAGCCGCATCCGCTGACCCGGGACAAGGACGCGGCCACCAGCTTCCATCACTAG
- a CDS encoding ABC transporter permease encodes MSAHVLTDSWTMTRRELAHWARQPGQVLVALVFPVMLLLMFGYLIGGGRGVTGAYVDYLVPGMLALTMAFGLEGTMLNVTQDLTRGVIDRFRSLPMANGAVLVGRSAADMLQSAVALALLTAVAYRLGWRPYGGPGALLAAVGLLLLFRFAMLWIGIHLALVAGRPEMVQAVQILIWPVGFLSNALAAPDAMPGWLGTAVQWNPLSRTATAVRELLGGQGAEAGHLGAAVVWPLGLLAVFFPLAVGKFARLGRQ; translated from the coding sequence GTGAGCGCACATGTCCTGACCGACTCCTGGACCATGACCCGGCGCGAACTCGCCCACTGGGCGCGGCAGCCCGGGCAGGTGCTGGTCGCCCTGGTCTTCCCGGTGATGCTGCTGCTGATGTTCGGGTATCTGATCGGCGGCGGCCGGGGCGTCACCGGCGCCTACGTCGACTACCTGGTGCCCGGCATGCTCGCGCTCACCATGGCCTTCGGCCTGGAGGGCACGATGCTCAACGTCACCCAGGACCTCACCAGGGGCGTGATCGACCGCTTCCGCTCCCTGCCCATGGCCAACGGGGCCGTCCTGGTGGGCCGTTCGGCGGCCGACATGCTGCAGTCGGCGGTGGCGCTGGCGCTGCTCACGGCCGTGGCGTACCGCCTGGGCTGGCGGCCGTACGGCGGCCCCGGCGCTCTCCTCGCCGCCGTCGGCCTGCTCCTGCTGTTCCGTTTCGCCATGCTCTGGATCGGCATCCATCTCGCCCTGGTCGCCGGCCGGCCCGAGATGGTCCAGGCGGTCCAGATCCTCATCTGGCCCGTCGGCTTCCTCTCCAACGCCCTCGCCGCACCGGACGCCATGCCCGGCTGGCTGGGCACGGCCGTCCAGTGGAACCCGCTCTCCCGGACCGCGACGGCCGTACGGGAGCTGCTCGGCGGCCAGGGCGCGGAGGCGGGGCACCTGGGGGCGGCCGTGGTCTGGCCGCTCGGCCTGCTGGCCGTGTTCTTCCCGCTGGCCGTAGGGAAGTTCGCCCGCCTCGGCCGCCAGTGA
- a CDS encoding ATP-binding cassette domain-containing protein, with protein sequence MADPAIIVEGARKTYGTRQALDGLDLQVTPGTVHAVLGPNGAGKTTLVRILSTLLRPDGGRVEVAGHDVLTEARAVRRRIGLLGQYAALDEQLDGRQNLEMFARLHHLGARHARVRAAGLLERFDLTATGRTPVARYSGGMRRRLDLAASLITDPEVLFLDEPTTGLDPRGRAEVWSSVRSLAGGGTTVLLTTQYLEEADQLADRIAFVDHGRVVADGTPDELKTLTGGDRVDIVLREAGQLGAAVALLPLSGVSADADRRLLSAPVTDRMSALSGVVRALADAGIEAEDIALRRPTLDEVFLHLTNDTDRERSGHAKEGRAA encoded by the coding sequence GTGGCCGACCCGGCGATCATCGTCGAAGGCGCCCGCAAGACCTACGGCACCCGGCAGGCCCTCGACGGCCTCGACCTGCAAGTGACCCCCGGCACGGTGCACGCCGTGCTCGGCCCGAACGGTGCGGGCAAGACCACCCTGGTCCGGATTCTGTCCACCCTGCTCAGGCCCGACGGCGGCCGCGTCGAGGTCGCCGGCCACGACGTGCTGACCGAGGCCCGCGCGGTACGCCGCCGCATCGGCCTGCTGGGCCAGTACGCCGCCCTGGACGAGCAGCTGGACGGCCGGCAGAACCTGGAGATGTTCGCCCGGCTGCACCACCTCGGCGCCCGCCACGCGCGCGTGCGTGCCGCCGGACTCCTGGAGCGCTTCGATCTCACCGCCACCGGTCGTACCCCGGTGGCCCGCTACAGCGGCGGTATGCGCCGCCGCCTCGACCTCGCCGCCTCCCTGATCACCGACCCCGAGGTGCTGTTCCTGGACGAGCCGACCACCGGCCTCGACCCGCGCGGCCGCGCCGAGGTCTGGTCCTCGGTCCGCTCCCTGGCCGGCGGCGGTACGACGGTCCTGCTCACCACGCAGTACCTGGAGGAGGCCGATCAGCTCGCCGACCGCATCGCCTTCGTGGACCACGGCCGGGTCGTCGCCGACGGCACGCCCGACGAGCTGAAGACCCTCACCGGCGGCGACCGCGTCGACATCGTCCTGCGCGAGGCGGGCCAACTCGGCGCCGCCGTCGCCCTGCTGCCCCTCTCCGGGGTCTCGGCGGACGCCGACCGCCGGCTGCTCAGCGCCCCGGTCACCGACCGCATGAGCGCGCTCTCCGGGGTCGTACGCGCCCTGGCGGACGCCGGCATCGAGGCCGAGGACATCGCCCTGCGCCGGCCCACCCTGGACGAGGTCTTCCTGCACCTCACGAACGACACCGACCGCGAGCGATCGGGCCATGCGAAAGAAGGTAGGGCCGCGTGA
- a CDS encoding PadR family transcriptional regulator — MSAIRLLVLGAVRQHGRAHGYQVRGDLEYWGAHEWSNAKPGSIYHALKQMAKQGLLHAHEIAPSTAGGPPRTEYELTDQGTEEYFTLLRDALVTYDQRGDMKAAAIGFMVDLPRAEAVALLKERTRRIEAWRSSVTEDYVPEGGPAQLGHIGEIMNMWVHTADSEAAWTHGLVERIENGAYTFAGEGEPFVGILAEGEENPYATGERHPGDDR, encoded by the coding sequence ATGTCAGCGATCCGTCTTCTCGTGCTGGGCGCGGTCCGCCAGCACGGGCGGGCCCACGGTTACCAGGTGCGGGGCGACCTGGAGTACTGGGGCGCGCACGAGTGGTCCAACGCCAAGCCGGGCTCGATCTACCACGCCCTGAAGCAGATGGCCAAGCAAGGGCTGCTGCACGCGCACGAGATCGCGCCGTCCACGGCCGGCGGCCCGCCGCGCACCGAGTACGAGCTGACCGACCAGGGCACCGAGGAGTACTTCACCCTGCTGCGCGACGCGCTGGTCACCTACGACCAGCGCGGCGACATGAAGGCGGCCGCCATCGGCTTCATGGTCGATCTGCCGAGGGCCGAGGCGGTGGCGCTGCTGAAGGAGCGCACGCGCCGGATCGAGGCGTGGCGCTCCTCGGTCACCGAGGACTACGTGCCCGAGGGAGGGCCGGCGCAGCTCGGCCACATCGGCGAGATCATGAACATGTGGGTCCACACGGCCGACTCCGAGGCCGCGTGGACCCACGGCCTCGTCGAACGCATCGAGAACGGCGCCTACACCTTCGCCGGCGAGGGCGAACCGTTCGTCGGGATCCTCGCCGAGGGCGAGGAGAATCCGTACGCGACGGGGGAGCGGCACCCGGGGGACGACCGCTAG
- a CDS encoding DinB family protein, which yields MVTHVTAEERGDERGALLAFIEEQRGGIRRALLGLTEEQARTRPSASELSLGGLLKHVAEVEQSWIARAKQEPPAIRRDQSNWHETFQLVGEETVASQLACWEQVAAETEKFIRSAPSLDDTFPLPPDPWFPPEGRVSLRWVCLHLIRETARHAGHADIIRESLDGKTAFELVAQEQGTSWG from the coding sequence ATGGTCACGCACGTCACGGCGGAGGAGCGGGGCGACGAGCGCGGGGCGCTGCTCGCGTTCATCGAGGAGCAGCGCGGCGGCATCCGCCGGGCCCTGCTCGGACTGACCGAGGAACAGGCCCGCACCCGCCCCAGCGCGAGCGAGCTGTCGCTCGGCGGACTGCTCAAGCATGTCGCCGAGGTCGAGCAGAGCTGGATCGCGCGGGCGAAGCAGGAGCCGCCGGCCATCCGGCGCGACCAGTCGAACTGGCACGAGACGTTCCAGCTGGTCGGCGAGGAGACGGTCGCCTCGCAGCTGGCGTGCTGGGAGCAGGTGGCCGCCGAGACGGAGAAGTTCATCCGTTCCGCGCCGAGCCTGGACGACACGTTCCCGCTGCCGCCGGACCCCTGGTTCCCGCCGGAGGGCCGGGTCTCGCTGCGCTGGGTGTGTCTGCACCTGATCCGCGAGACGGCCCGGCACGCCGGCCACGCCGACATCATCCGCGAGTCCCTGGACGGGAAGACCGCCTTCGAGCTGGTGGCCCAGGAGCAGGGCACTTCCTGGGGGTGA
- a CDS encoding aldehyde dehydrogenase family protein, with protein MSSYFTDLAQQYIDGEWRRGSGSWDVIDFNPYDDEKLASITVATVDEVDQAYRAAARAQKQWAATNPYARRAVLERALRLIEDREQEIADLIIAELGGTRVKAGFELHLAKEFLRESIHLALRPEGRILPSPADGKENRVYRVPVGVVGVISPFNFPFLLSLKSVAPALALGNGVVLKPHQNTPIAGGTLIARIFEEAGLPGGLLNVVVTDIAEIGDAFIEHPVPKVISFTGSDKVGRHVATVCAAHFKRSVLELGGNSALVVLDDADIDYAVDAAVFSRFVHQGQVCMAANRVLVDSSVAEEFTEKFAAKVRTLKVGDPRDPQTVIGPVINSQQAGAVSGVVEQALAEGATALVRGATSGNLVEPSVLTDVPADSALLQQEVFGPVVFLIPFDGEEEALRIVNDTPYGLSGAVHTGDIERGVAFAKQVDTGMFHVNDGTVHDEPIVPFGGEKHSGLGRLNGETTLEAFTTIKWISVQHGRSGFPF; from the coding sequence ATGTCGTCCTACTTCACCGACCTGGCCCAGCAGTACATCGACGGCGAGTGGCGTCGGGGCAGCGGCTCCTGGGACGTCATCGACTTCAACCCGTACGACGACGAGAAGCTGGCCTCGATCACGGTCGCCACGGTCGACGAGGTGGACCAGGCCTACCGGGCCGCCGCCCGCGCCCAGAAGCAGTGGGCCGCGACCAACCCCTACGCCCGCCGCGCGGTCCTGGAGCGGGCTCTCAGGCTCATAGAGGACCGCGAGCAGGAGATAGCCGACCTGATCATCGCGGAACTGGGCGGCACGCGCGTGAAGGCCGGTTTCGAGCTGCACCTCGCCAAGGAGTTCCTGCGCGAGTCGATCCACCTGGCGCTGCGCCCCGAGGGCAGGATCCTGCCCTCCCCGGCCGACGGCAAGGAGAACCGCGTCTACCGCGTCCCGGTCGGCGTCGTGGGCGTGATCAGCCCCTTCAACTTCCCCTTCCTGCTGTCGCTGAAGTCGGTCGCCCCCGCGCTCGCGCTCGGCAACGGCGTGGTCCTCAAGCCGCACCAGAACACCCCGATCGCCGGCGGCACCCTGATCGCCCGGATCTTCGAGGAGGCCGGGCTGCCCGGCGGCCTGCTCAACGTCGTCGTCACCGACATCGCCGAGATCGGCGACGCGTTCATCGAGCACCCCGTCCCGAAGGTCATCTCCTTCACCGGCTCCGACAAGGTCGGCCGGCACGTGGCCACCGTCTGCGCCGCGCACTTCAAGCGCTCGGTGCTCGAACTCGGCGGCAACAGCGCGCTGGTGGTCCTGGACGACGCCGACATCGACTACGCGGTGGACGCGGCGGTCTTCAGCCGGTTCGTCCACCAGGGCCAGGTCTGCATGGCCGCCAACCGGGTCCTCGTGGACTCCTCCGTCGCCGAGGAGTTCACCGAGAAGTTCGCCGCCAAGGTCCGCACCCTGAAGGTCGGTGACCCGCGCGACCCGCAGACCGTCATCGGCCCGGTGATCAACTCCCAGCAGGCGGGCGCCGTTTCCGGTGTCGTCGAGCAGGCGCTCGCCGAGGGCGCCACCGCCCTCGTGCGAGGCGCCACCTCCGGCAACCTGGTCGAGCCCAGCGTGCTCACCGACGTCCCCGCCGACTCCGCGCTGCTCCAGCAGGAGGTCTTCGGGCCGGTGGTCTTCCTCATCCCGTTCGACGGCGAGGAGGAGGCGCTGCGCATCGTCAACGACACCCCGTACGGCCTCAGCGGCGCCGTCCACACCGGCGACATCGAACGGGGCGTCGCCTTCGCCAAGCAGGTCGACACCGGCATGTTCCATGTGAACGACGGCACGGTCCACGACGAGCCGATCGTGCCGTTCGGCGGTGAGAAGCACTCCGGCCTCGGCCGCCTGAACGGCGAGACGACGCTGGAGGCCTTCACGACCATCAAGTGGATCTCGGTGCAGCACGGGCGCAGCGGCTTCCCGTTCTAG
- a CDS encoding helix-turn-helix transcriptional regulator, producing the protein MLLGSQLRRLREARGITREAAGYSIRASESKISRMELGRVSFKTRDVEDLLTLYGITDEAERESLLSLAREANVAGWWHSYTDVLPSWFPTYVGLEGAASLMRVYEVQFVHGLLQTEEYARAVVRRGMKGASPADVERRVALRLERQRHLFARSAPEFHFILDEAALRRPYGDRAVMRGQLQHLIDVSQRPNVRLQIMPFGFGGHSGESGAFTILSFPDADLSDVVYMEQLTSALYLDKREDVAQYEQALKELQQDSPGPDESRDLLRGLLQLS; encoded by the coding sequence ATGCTGCTCGGTTCGCAACTCAGGCGACTGCGTGAAGCGCGGGGGATCACGCGTGAGGCGGCGGGGTACTCGATCCGCGCCTCCGAGTCGAAGATCAGCCGGATGGAGCTGGGCCGGGTGAGCTTCAAGACCAGGGATGTCGAAGACCTGCTGACGCTGTACGGCATCACGGACGAGGCGGAGCGCGAGTCGCTGCTCTCCCTCGCCCGGGAGGCCAACGTGGCCGGCTGGTGGCACAGCTACACCGACGTCCTGCCCAGCTGGTTCCCCACCTATGTGGGCCTGGAGGGCGCCGCGTCCCTCATGCGGGTCTACGAGGTGCAGTTCGTCCACGGCCTGCTCCAGACCGAGGAGTACGCCCGCGCGGTGGTCCGGCGCGGCATGAAGGGCGCGAGCCCGGCCGATGTCGAGCGCCGGGTCGCGCTGCGCCTGGAGCGGCAGCGGCACCTGTTCGCGCGCAGCGCCCCGGAGTTCCACTTCATTCTCGACGAGGCCGCCCTGCGCCGCCCCTACGGCGACCGGGCGGTGATGCGCGGCCAGCTCCAGCACCTCATCGACGTCTCCCAGCGGCCCAACGTCCGGCTGCAGATCATGCCGTTCGGCTTCGGCGGGCACTCCGGTGAGAGCGGCGCCTTCACCATCCTCAGCTTTCCCGACGCCGACCTGTCCGACGTCGTCTACATGGAGCAGCTGACCAGCGCCCTCTACCTGGACAAGCGCGAGGACGTCGCCCAGTACGAGCAGGCGCTGAAGGAGCTGCAGCAGGACAGCCCGGGCCCCGACGAGAGCCGGGACCTGCTCCGCGGACTGCTCCAGCTGTCCTGA
- a CDS encoding ATP-binding protein gives MGTNGSTMLKPLRQGLPPLDPAAVSDAASCALPARYEAVREARRFTRDTLGQWDVGEHFDDICLVVSELVTNALRHAVPATDAGCAEHAASVRLHLMRWTERLVCAVRDPSHETPVPRDSDDFSAESGRGLFLVDSFADSWGWHPLAGTLDGKVVWALFRLRPTG, from the coding sequence ATGGGGACGAATGGATCGACCATGCTCAAGCCGTTACGGCAGGGCCTTCCGCCGCTGGACCCTGCGGCCGTGTCCGATGCCGCCTCCTGCGCCCTGCCCGCCCGTTACGAGGCGGTGCGCGAGGCCCGGCGCTTCACCCGCGACACCCTCGGCCAGTGGGACGTCGGCGAGCACTTCGACGACATATGCCTGGTCGTCTCCGAACTCGTCACCAACGCCCTGCGCCACGCGGTGCCGGCCACCGACGCGGGATGCGCCGAACACGCCGCGTCCGTACGCCTGCACCTGATGCGCTGGACCGAACGACTGGTGTGCGCGGTGCGCGACCCGAGCCACGAGACACCGGTACCGCGCGACTCGGACGACTTCTCCGCCGAGTCCGGGCGCGGGCTGTTCCTGGTCGACTCGTTCGCCGACAGCTGGGGCTGGCATCCCCTCGCGGGCACCCTCGACGGCAAGGTGGTCTGGGCGCTGTTCCGGCTCCGGCCGACCGGCTGA
- a CDS encoding DUF397 domain-containing protein produces MDRDVDGVYGGYDVYNGMAAAQLVGVAWQKSRHSNSQGSCVEFARLPGGEVAVRNSRFPDGPALVYTRAEIEAMLLGVKDGEFDHLTTS; encoded by the coding sequence GTGGACCGCGACGTTGACGGCGTGTACGGGGGGTACGACGTGTACAACGGCATGGCTGCCGCGCAGCTGGTCGGAGTGGCCTGGCAGAAGAGCAGGCACAGCAACTCGCAGGGTTCCTGCGTGGAGTTCGCGCGGCTGCCGGGCGGCGAGGTCGCCGTACGCAACTCGCGTTTCCCGGACGGCCCGGCGCTCGTCTACACGCGCGCGGAGATCGAGGCCATGCTGCTCGGCGTCAAGGACGGAGAGTTCGACCACTTGACGACGAGCTGA
- a CDS encoding SRPBCC domain-containing protein: MSTEPDDDLTTIRVDQFFPHPPAKVWRALTEPELLVQWQMPGAEDFRLEVGHRYRMTSVPRPNSRFSGVVEVRVLAYDIERMLSVRWADADPANPADWTITWTLEHEGRGTRLFLVHEGFDPDDPAQLMARKIMDGGWRGHVLPALGQTLEQLR; this comes from the coding sequence ATGAGCACCGAACCCGATGACGACCTGACGACCATCCGTGTCGACCAGTTCTTCCCGCACCCGCCGGCCAAGGTCTGGCGCGCCCTGACCGAACCGGAACTGCTCGTGCAGTGGCAGATGCCCGGTGCCGAGGACTTCCGGCTGGAGGTCGGGCACCGATACCGGATGACCTCCGTCCCGCGTCCCAACTCCCGCTTCTCCGGAGTCGTCGAGGTGCGCGTCCTGGCCTACGACATCGAGCGGATGCTGTCCGTCCGCTGGGCCGACGCCGATCCGGCCAACCCCGCGGACTGGACCATCACCTGGACCCTGGAACATGAGGGGCGCGGTACGCGTCTCTTTCTAGTGCACGAGGGGTTCGATCCGGACGACCCGGCTCAGCTGATGGCGCGGAAGATCATGGACGGGGGGTGGCGGGGGCATGTCCTGCCGGCACTGGGGCAAACGCTGGAACAGCTTCGGTAA
- a CDS encoding metalloregulator ArsR/SmtB family transcription factor, whose product MTAAGAREAAAEDRVFAALANASRREVLRLLRERGPQPVQALADHFDMRRPSLSEHLKVLREAGLVSEQRSGRQRIYRLEAAPLADVQDWLHPYERFWRDRLKSLGTLLDRLPDDDER is encoded by the coding sequence ATGACCGCAGCCGGGGCCAGGGAGGCCGCCGCCGAGGACCGCGTCTTCGCCGCGCTCGCCAACGCCAGCCGCCGCGAGGTGCTGCGGCTGCTGCGCGAGCGCGGACCGCAGCCCGTCCAGGCCCTGGCCGACCACTTCGACATGCGCCGCCCGAGCCTCTCGGAGCACCTCAAGGTGCTGCGGGAGGCCGGCCTCGTCTCCGAGCAGCGCTCCGGACGGCAGCGCATCTACCGCCTGGAGGCGGCCCCGCTCGCCGACGTGCAGGACTGGCTCCACCCGTACGAGCGGTTCTGGCGCGACCGGCTGAAGAGCCTCGGCACTCTCCTCGACCGGCTGCCCGACGATGACGAGCGATGA
- a CDS encoding VOC family protein, which produces MNITHASFVTLPVTDQDRALRFYRDVLGFEVAADLRMPQGRWLQVAPRGAQTVFTLSGPGMGDFEPGTARGIMLVTTDVDADCARLAGAGTEVQGPDAYPWGRMASFRDPDGNGLMLLTEARHQPHQEEGPR; this is translated from the coding sequence ATGAACATCACTCACGCCTCCTTCGTCACCCTCCCCGTCACCGACCAGGACCGTGCCCTGCGCTTCTACCGGGACGTGCTCGGCTTCGAGGTGGCCGCCGATCTGCGGATGCCGCAGGGCCGGTGGCTCCAGGTCGCGCCGAGGGGCGCGCAGACCGTCTTCACGCTCTCCGGGCCGGGCATGGGCGATTTCGAGCCCGGTACGGCACGGGGGATCATGTTGGTCACGACCGACGTCGACGCCGACTGTGCGCGGCTCGCCGGGGCGGGTACCGAGGTGCAGGGCCCGGACGCGTACCCGTGGGGCCGGATGGCGTCCTTCCGGGACCCGGACGGCAACGGTCTGATGCTGCTCACGGAGGCTCGCCACCAGCCTCATCAGGAGGAAGGTCCGCGATGA
- the rpsR gene encoding 30S ribosomal protein S18, producing MARKTERKPARNRPNPLDQAGITYVDYKDTDLLRKFISDRGKIRSRRVTRVTAQQQRLLAGAIKNAREMALLPYSSR from the coding sequence ATGGCCCGCAAGACCGAGCGCAAGCCCGCCCGCAACCGGCCCAACCCCCTGGACCAGGCCGGGATCACCTACGTCGACTACAAGGACACCGACCTGCTGCGGAAGTTCATCTCCGACCGCGGCAAGATCCGCAGCCGCCGGGTCACCCGGGTCACCGCGCAGCAGCAGCGGTTGCTGGCCGGGGCCATCAAGAACGCGCGGGAGATGGCACTGCTGCCGTACTCCAGCCGCTGA